One genomic region from Saprospiraceae bacterium encodes:
- a CDS encoding SusD/RagB family nutrient-binding outer membrane lipoprotein: protein MKLYKILSLFLLVNLFTITSCDDYLDINDDPNNPTDAQLNNLMPYSQAAIIGALGMGTAGISELVSVYAHHIVQRGDHDDYKITENEFSLTQSWEKFYAVALPDLNIAIEKAVESNSWAYAGMAKLLKVQMFSAIVDLWGDMPYSEAGLGAEATFPKFDDDKEIYRDLFRLGEEALADLDKVSSRKPSGDDLIYKGDMNKWKKYGRSLLLNMYNKVRLTDLYDGAKVASLINSSLISGTNEDFELTYNTSITPENRNPGFIREYTQGSPTYYISPYFYLVMKGETAAQNSTMVGIKDPRIPYYFYNQLNASETAENPVSYQDGQFLSIWFASYDKDPNEGFDQGKSQTMLGLWPIGGAFDNKSGASGDLNSGLKGAGAQRILTTADLFFIRAELALTKNTGESAQALVESGIKAAFAKVNKVASLAGAPAIADGDINAYTKSVLAKYDAGDNQKKLELILTQKWIHDFGYGLESYNDIRRTGFPQICDPSRDPNVYSAQTRPYPVSLLYDGDDLSTNPNGKQRNQYTDKVFWDID, encoded by the coding sequence ATGAAACTTTATAAAATTCTAAGTTTATTTTTATTGGTCAATTTATTTACCATTACTTCCTGTGATGATTATTTGGACATCAATGATGACCCTAATAATCCTACAGATGCTCAGCTGAATAATCTAATGCCTTATAGTCAGGCGGCCATAATAGGTGCTTTAGGGATGGGTACTGCCGGTATTTCCGAGCTGGTTTCGGTATATGCTCATCACATCGTGCAGAGAGGAGATCACGATGATTATAAAATCACAGAAAATGAATTTTCGCTCACTCAATCCTGGGAAAAATTTTACGCTGTAGCCCTGCCTGATCTCAACATCGCCATCGAAAAAGCAGTCGAGTCAAACAGCTGGGCCTATGCAGGCATGGCTAAACTGCTCAAAGTACAAATGTTTAGTGCTATCGTTGACCTCTGGGGAGACATGCCTTATTCAGAGGCTGGGTTAGGGGCTGAGGCTACTTTCCCTAAGTTTGATGATGACAAAGAGATTTACAGGGATCTCTTCAGATTAGGGGAGGAGGCACTTGCAGATTTAGACAAAGTGAGCTCCCGTAAACCATCAGGTGATGATCTCATCTATAAAGGGGATATGAATAAATGGAAAAAATACGGCAGGTCTCTTTTGTTGAATATGTATAACAAGGTAAGGTTGACCGATTTGTATGATGGCGCAAAGGTGGCTTCCCTCATTAATTCAAGTTTGATCAGTGGTACCAATGAAGATTTCGAATTGACTTATAATACTTCCATTACTCCTGAAAATCGCAATCCCGGTTTTATTAGGGAATATACCCAGGGAAGTCCAACTTATTATATTTCACCTTACTTCTACCTAGTCATGAAAGGAGAAACTGCTGCTCAGAATAGTACGATGGTTGGCATCAAGGATCCAAGGATTCCATATTATTTCTATAATCAGCTCAATGCCAGTGAAACTGCTGAAAATCCAGTTTCTTACCAGGATGGTCAATTCCTTTCTATTTGGTTTGCCTCTTATGACAAAGATCCAAACGAAGGTTTTGATCAGGGCAAATCTCAGACTATGTTGGGTCTATGGCCTATCGGTGGGGCATTTGACAACAAATCTGGCGCCAGTGGTGATCTGAATTCGGGACTAAAAGGTGCAGGGGCACAGCGTATACTCACGACTGCTGATTTATTTTTCATCCGGGCTGAATTAGCTTTGACCAAAAATACAGGAGAAAGCGCTCAGGCTCTAGTAGAATCTGGTATCAAGGCTGCTTTTGCCAAAGTCAATAAAGTAGCAAGCCTGGCCGGAGCACCGGCTATAGCAGATGGTGATATCAATGCCTATACAAAGAGTGTATTGGCAAAATATGATGCAGGTGATAATCAAAAGAAATTAGAACTCATCCTGACTCAAAAATGGATCCATGACTTTGGATATGGCCTCGAATCGTATAATGATATTCGCCGTACAGGATTCCCACAAATTTGTGATCCGTCTCGTGATCCCAATGTGTATTCTGCTCAGACCAGGCCTTACCCCGTTTCTCTCTTGTATGATGGAGATGATCTTTCTACCAATCCTAATGGCAAACAACGCAACCAATATACTGACAAGGTATTTTGGGACATTGACTAA
- a CDS encoding SusD/RagB family nutrient-binding outer membrane lipoprotein, with the protein MKNLFKSISLIAFAFLFSTCSLSDFGDVNKNPNATTVPVTSALLTNVLAGLGGWTQGMNEGLYAQYFSESQYTDASLYSLQQINFTGNYSGAMYDLQNIINNNTDEDTKNEVTANGSNANQIAVAKILLTYLYMHQTDRWGDVPYSTALTGDAKPTYDTQADIYKGFFSTLKSAIAQFDNGLAAQGDILFGGDKAKWKKFANSLRLVLAMRLSKVDPASGKTEFSAAFSDAAGYLSSAADDVTLFYPGATYKNPWYVVYDGRKDYSISDVMVTALKNLNDSRLQQFGTPNAKGEVKGIPYGLTRDAAINYTNANADWSLILAPKWRSQTAPVVVLAASQVLLPLAEAIQRGWVTGDKNKFYADGIKASFERWGISDASTINTYVNSNSVALDGSSSDLEKINLQKWIAIYPDGRSGWTEWRRTGTPTLTPTPQAVSASKQIPRRFVYPTVEYNLNGENLSSAVGRVPGGDTQDGRVWWDKQ; encoded by the coding sequence ATGAAAAATTTATTCAAATCTATATCACTTATTGCTTTCGCGTTCTTATTCAGTACTTGCTCATTGTCAGATTTTGGAGATGTTAATAAGAACCCAAATGCCACCACAGTACCGGTTACTTCTGCTTTGCTGACCAACGTTTTGGCAGGCCTTGGCGGATGGACTCAGGGTATGAACGAAGGATTATATGCTCAATACTTTTCTGAGTCTCAATATACTGATGCTTCCTTGTACTCGTTACAACAAATCAATTTTACAGGTAATTATTCCGGGGCTATGTATGACTTGCAGAATATTATTAATAACAACACCGATGAAGACACTAAAAATGAAGTGACTGCCAATGGCTCAAATGCCAATCAAATCGCGGTTGCTAAAATTTTGTTGACTTACCTCTATATGCACCAGACGGATCGATGGGGTGATGTGCCTTATAGTACAGCACTCACAGGTGATGCAAAACCTACCTACGATACCCAGGCTGATATATATAAAGGATTTTTTAGTACACTCAAAAGCGCAATCGCCCAATTTGATAATGGATTGGCTGCTCAGGGTGATATTCTTTTTGGTGGAGACAAAGCGAAGTGGAAAAAATTTGCCAATTCTTTGCGTTTGGTTTTAGCGATGAGGTTGTCTAAAGTAGATCCCGCATCAGGTAAAACAGAATTCAGTGCTGCTTTTTCTGATGCAGCCGGTTATTTATCTTCCGCTGCAGATGATGTCACTTTATTCTACCCGGGAGCTACTTATAAAAACCCATGGTACGTTGTATATGATGGTCGTAAAGATTATTCCATCAGTGATGTAATGGTTACTGCTTTGAAAAACCTGAATGATTCAAGATTGCAACAGTTTGGTACGCCAAACGCAAAAGGAGAAGTAAAAGGTATCCCTTATGGCCTGACGCGGGATGCTGCCATCAATTACACCAATGCCAATGCTGACTGGTCATTGATTTTAGCACCTAAATGGAGATCTCAGACAGCTCCGGTTGTAGTCTTAGCTGCATCTCAGGTGCTTTTGCCTCTTGCTGAGGCCATTCAAAGAGGTTGGGTCACTGGTGATAAAAATAAGTTTTATGCTGATGGCATTAAAGCTTCGTTCGAAAGATGGGGAATCAGTGATGCTTCTACTATAAATACCTATGTTAATTCGAATTCTGTCGCTTTAGATGGTTCCTCATCTGATCTGGAAAAAATCAATCTGCAAAAATGGATTGCTATTTATCCCGATGGTCGTAGTGGTTGGACAGAATGGAGAAGAACGGGTACGCCTACTTTGACACCCACTCCTCAGGCTGTGAGTGCATCCAAACAGATTCCAAGAAGATTTGTATATCCTACGGTAGAGTATAATCTGAATGGAGAAAATTTGTCTTCTGCAGTTGGTAGAGTCCCAGGTGGTGATACTCAAGATGGGCGAGTCTGGTGGGATAAGCAATAA
- a CDS encoding SusC/RagA family TonB-linked outer membrane protein — protein MKLIYLLILSVAAFSAEAQRVLKGSVLDQNRDPLTGVNILVKGGSNGTVSDENGAYSISIQPNEKVLVFSYTGFTTQEVSVGTSNTLDIVLVEGVQLSEMVVTALGISREKKELGYAIEEIKGEQLQRVGESDPLRAMQGKIAGVNIVGSSSQPGSATRLTIRGLKSFFGNNQALYVVDGIPFDASTNGASFQLTGGGAYSNRLADLDPNNIESINVLKGATAAALYGSRASRGVIIINTKTGSLKKGDNRLSVDVSSSINFEKIASLPNYQNTYGNGTGFIYAQANGSWGAPFPGAVPYPTIDSINHWYRGAGYTASFNRLVEAGDPRVTSKVPYQAYPDNVKDVFNTGSLRDNSVTIRGGNQNTSMAMTFSRVNHTGIFPNSDFGKTSFSLGANSKFETGLRVGGNFSFINSLQKGLQGGAIGSASTASFMARTLYLGRAWDLQGQPFEDPVTHESLFMVSRASADNPLWSSKYNGFSGDVNRYVVNVNAGYQFNKWLDLDYRIGINQYNQRDLEWFRPGSQGAGGLGSVVDLNTNFRELESTVILTAKHRFNDRWAMEARAGHNLNDRQNRAQGIKGTQMLDFNIIDVDNTVNQVSAGGDLTKQRLLGMFGELTADYNSYLFFTLAGRNDWSSTLPRANNHYFYPSASMAFVFSEALKMSDNPILNSGKIRLNWSKVGSPASPYSLKPIYLLNLGESNGLTAGIRDIDFPFGGIASSTLSNTLFDPNLKPEFTTDLEAGVDLEFFKSRAELNISLFKSTSTDQISQLALPTASGYDVLLTNFGALQTKGAEVSLKLNPISNKSFDWNITANFTRYKTIVTELREGTDELVIRPLFAGGITPVLRVGQPYGIFKGTVSARDEEGNLLIDRTNGQIINGINDEIIGDPNPDFTLGLVNNISWKGISLGTVFDWKQGGDLYSETINAMLGRGVLAFQGDREKNAVIKGVYGNPVPKDGKLEALLDESGKKIPNQTMIEVNDLWFGSTFGTNGQDEWTVFDATLFRLREVSLAYSLPASLFKKGIKGASVSITGRNLWYKAPYLPKDTNFDPETSTFGDSNYQGFEFQNLPSIKRYGASINLKF, from the coding sequence ATGAAACTCATTTATTTGTTAATTCTCTCTGTCGCAGCTTTTTCGGCTGAGGCACAGCGCGTATTAAAAGGCTCAGTCCTTGATCAGAACAGGGATCCGCTGACCGGTGTAAATATATTGGTCAAAGGCGGATCGAATGGTACAGTATCTGATGAAAATGGAGCCTATTCCATCAGCATTCAACCGAATGAAAAAGTGTTGGTATTTAGTTATACAGGCTTTACTACGCAGGAGGTGAGTGTTGGTACCTCCAATACATTGGATATAGTCTTAGTAGAAGGCGTACAACTCAGTGAGATGGTAGTCACTGCACTTGGTATCAGCAGAGAAAAAAAGGAATTGGGATATGCGATTGAGGAGATTAAAGGGGAGCAATTGCAGCGGGTAGGAGAGTCAGATCCTCTGAGAGCAATGCAAGGCAAAATCGCCGGGGTCAATATAGTTGGTTCCAGTTCACAGCCCGGCTCTGCTACCAGACTTACGATCAGGGGACTCAAATCTTTTTTTGGTAACAACCAAGCCTTATATGTGGTGGATGGTATTCCTTTTGATGCTTCTACCAATGGAGCTTCTTTCCAATTGACGGGAGGAGGAGCGTATTCTAATAGATTGGCTGACCTCGATCCAAACAATATCGAGAGCATTAATGTACTCAAAGGCGCCACCGCTGCGGCATTGTATGGATCGCGTGCCAGCAGAGGAGTTATTATCATCAATACCAAAACAGGGTCACTTAAAAAGGGGGATAATCGATTGAGTGTAGATGTATCTTCTTCTATTAATTTTGAAAAAATTGCTTCCTTGCCTAATTATCAAAATACTTATGGCAATGGTACAGGATTCATTTATGCGCAAGCCAATGGAAGTTGGGGCGCACCTTTCCCTGGCGCCGTACCATATCCTACTATTGATTCGATCAACCATTGGTATCGGGGAGCAGGATATACGGCTTCTTTTAATCGACTGGTAGAGGCAGGTGATCCGCGAGTCACTTCAAAGGTCCCTTACCAGGCCTATCCTGATAATGTCAAAGATGTGTTTAATACAGGTAGTTTGAGAGACAATTCAGTGACTATCCGAGGAGGCAATCAAAACACCTCTATGGCGATGACCTTTTCACGAGTGAACCACACGGGCATTTTTCCAAATAGTGATTTTGGCAAAACCTCTTTTTCACTTGGAGCCAACAGCAAATTTGAAACAGGTCTTCGCGTGGGAGGCAATTTTAGTTTTATTAACTCTTTGCAAAAAGGTCTGCAGGGAGGAGCTATCGGATCAGCTTCTACGGCCTCCTTTATGGCCAGGACACTCTACCTCGGTCGGGCATGGGACTTGCAGGGACAGCCGTTTGAAGACCCTGTTACTCACGAAAGCCTGTTTATGGTATCCAGAGCTTCTGCAGACAATCCTCTTTGGTCATCGAAATACAATGGGTTTTCTGGTGATGTGAATCGATATGTGGTCAATGTCAATGCAGGATACCAATTCAATAAATGGTTGGATTTAGATTATAGAATCGGTATCAATCAATACAATCAGCGTGATTTGGAGTGGTTTAGGCCAGGTTCTCAGGGTGCTGGAGGCTTAGGCTCTGTAGTGGATCTCAATACAAATTTTAGAGAATTGGAATCTACTGTCATCCTGACTGCTAAACATAGATTTAATGACCGATGGGCTATGGAAGCCAGAGCTGGGCATAATCTCAATGATAGGCAGAATAGGGCACAAGGAATCAAAGGTACCCAGATGCTGGATTTCAATATCATAGATGTCGATAATACAGTAAACCAGGTGTCTGCCGGAGGCGATCTGACAAAACAAAGATTGCTAGGCATGTTTGGTGAGCTGACCGCAGATTATAACAGCTATTTGTTCTTTACCTTGGCTGGCCGCAATGATTGGTCCTCTACCTTGCCCAGGGCCAACAATCATTATTTCTATCCTTCAGCAAGTATGGCCTTTGTTTTTTCTGAGGCTTTGAAAATGTCAGACAATCCTATCCTCAACAGTGGAAAGATCAGGCTCAACTGGTCTAAAGTAGGATCACCGGCATCTCCATATTCGTTAAAACCAATTTATCTGCTCAATTTGGGCGAATCAAATGGGCTCACGGCAGGTATCAGGGATATTGACTTCCCGTTTGGAGGAATAGCCAGTTCTACCCTGTCGAATACCTTGTTTGATCCTAACTTAAAACCTGAGTTTACTACAGACTTGGAAGCCGGAGTAGATCTTGAGTTTTTCAAGAGCAGAGCAGAGCTGAATATCTCCTTATTTAAAAGTACTTCTACAGATCAGATTTCTCAGCTTGCCTTGCCGACTGCATCAGGATATGATGTGCTATTGACCAATTTTGGTGCACTTCAAACTAAAGGAGCTGAAGTATCATTAAAACTCAATCCAATCTCCAATAAATCATTTGATTGGAACATTACAGCCAATTTTACGAGGTATAAAACCATTGTAACTGAACTAAGAGAAGGTACAGATGAATTGGTGATCAGGCCGCTGTTTGCAGGTGGTATTACGCCAGTGCTCAGAGTTGGTCAGCCTTATGGCATATTCAAAGGAACTGTGAGTGCACGTGATGAAGAAGGCAATTTATTGATCGACCGCACCAATGGTCAGATCATTAACGGTATAAATGATGAGATCATTGGTGATCCTAATCCGGATTTTACCTTAGGCTTAGTCAACAATATTAGCTGGAAAGGAATTTCTTTAGGTACCGTTTTCGATTGGAAACAAGGAGGTGATCTTTATTCAGAGACTATCAATGCAATGTTGGGTCGTGGAGTTCTGGCCTTCCAGGGGGATCGTGAGAAAAACGCAGTGATCAAAGGGGTATATGGTAATCCCGTGCCAAAGGATGGCAAACTGGAAGCACTACTTGATGAAAGTGGCAAAAAGATTCCAAATCAAACCATGATAGAAGTCAATGACCTATGGTTTGGAAGCACTTTCGGTACCAACGGACAAGATGAATGGACTGTATTCGATGCTACCCTGTTTCGATTAAGGGAGGTATCACTAGCGTATTCACTGCCTGCTTCATTATTCAAAAAAGGGATTAAAGGAGCATCGGTTTCTATCACTGGAAGGAATCTTTGGTACAAGGCCCCTTACCTTCCCAAGGACACCAATTTTGATCCTGAGACCAGCACCTTCGGTGATTCCAACTACCAGGGGTTTGAATTTCAAAATTTGCCATCTATCAAACGTTATGGCGCAAGCATCAATCTTAAGTTTTAA
- a CDS encoding DUF4361 domain-containing protein, with the protein MGESGGISNNFLKYKYQDIMKFKYIIGLFLLGCLASCIEEGGNAIEGIGENFVRIPAGADEINITALDATAGTKKVVLMDVFRDANSQASLNTASDVKLKVDNSLITQYNTENGTSFVPLEGGYSLESLDLKFGAGEFGKKVYLSVDPSKLDLTKQFALGLSIESSTGGFNTIPSLDRALFNVVIKNEWHGTYQAVGVFHHPTAGDRAINRVKDLSTSGPNSVIAELGDLGGSGYFMVLTINPDNSVTITPSGVTPNVDQSYGPNTYDPATHSFKLWYAYNVAAPRITEETLTLK; encoded by the coding sequence ATGGGCGAGTCTGGTGGGATAAGCAATAATTTTTTAAAATATAAATACCAAGATATTATGAAATTTAAATATATAATTGGACTTTTTTTGTTAGGTTGTCTTGCAAGTTGCATTGAAGAAGGAGGAAATGCAATAGAAGGGATCGGGGAAAATTTTGTCCGGATTCCTGCTGGCGCAGATGAGATTAATATTACTGCTCTTGACGCAACCGCAGGTACAAAAAAAGTTGTTTTGATGGATGTTTTTAGAGATGCAAATTCTCAAGCATCATTAAACACGGCTTCCGATGTAAAATTAAAAGTCGATAACTCTTTGATTACTCAATACAATACGGAAAATGGTACATCATTTGTGCCATTAGAAGGTGGGTATTCTTTAGAGTCTCTTGATTTAAAATTCGGAGCAGGTGAGTTTGGGAAAAAAGTTTACTTAAGCGTTGATCCCAGCAAGTTAGATTTGACAAAACAATTTGCGCTTGGACTCTCTATTGAAAGTTCAACAGGGGGATTTAATACAATACCTTCGCTTGATAGAGCATTATTTAATGTGGTCATCAAAAATGAATGGCATGGTACATATCAGGCGGTAGGTGTTTTTCACCATCCAACTGCTGGCGATAGGGCTATAAACAGGGTTAAAGACTTATCTACTTCGGGACCTAATTCAGTGATTGCTGAATTGGGTGATTTAGGTGGTTCAGGTTATTTTATGGTGTTGACTATCAATCCAGATAATTCTGTTACAATTACGCCTAGCGGGGTGACTCCAAATGTTGATCAAAGTTATGGACCTAATACCTATGATCCTGCTACTCATAGTTTCAAATTATGGTATGCTTACAATGTCGCAGCACCCAGGATTACGGAAGAGACTCTCACTTTAAAGTAA
- a CDS encoding SusC/RagA family TonB-linked outer membrane protein gives MKRLTLTIFSVLLALTSVLAQRTITGTVKEISGEPLIGANVYLKGTTTGTTTDIDGTYTIDVPSESSILVISYIGYNDQEITVGNQQQIDITLSEGITLAETVVTALGISRSQKSLTYSAQQVDAEQLRQIPSTSVNNALSGKIAGVQVRSQSSMALGRDATIRIRGAGSLNDKTPLYVIDGTPVASAQDISVDDIEAMTVLKGPSATALYGQRGDAGVVVIQTKRAKASKNVGIEINSGTFFDNVYILPRYQNSYAGGGAPDLIEFNWEAGMPDEWKTFEGKFYHDYSDDASWGPRMVGQEYIPWYSWYVGTPAFGQTAKLVGQPNNVRDFYGTGVTLNNNVSLSKGGEGYSIRVSYTNQNIKGMLPYSSSNKNTLNTTGNFDLGKYFTAGFNINMANQKINGQFDDGYANQSSGSFNQWFHRDLDLKKIKEYQGMYSPEGILSSWNHNNPGSYLSSPLDFYGGNYWYNYYDWFENLSQTSNRNRMFGDVNLTFKPFKNFQVQGFVRRNQIEVLDESYVKAILENSGTQTGVRNSYSYNQGFFEPSDGSAGKEDNYELLASYHTRVKAFSLDFKAGGNIRKVTATSVGGATVDGLSVPDLFTLANSKSPATFGSGRSFKTVNSLYGTGTFGFKDMLYVDFAARNDWSSALPKNANSYLYPSVGVSFCSANYWVSMIYHLVKFVPVGHRWDLI, from the coding sequence ATGAAAAGACTTACTCTAACCATTTTTTCGGTTTTGCTGGCTTTGACTTCGGTCCTTGCTCAGCGTACTATTACCGGCACAGTCAAAGAGATTAGTGGAGAGCCACTGATAGGTGCCAATGTATATCTGAAAGGGACCACTACAGGTACCACTACGGACATTGATGGAACATATACTATTGATGTTCCTTCTGAATCATCCATTTTAGTGATTTCTTATATTGGTTATAATGACCAGGAGATTACGGTGGGCAATCAACAACAAATAGATATTACTTTGAGTGAAGGGATTACCTTGGCGGAGACGGTAGTTACTGCCTTAGGTATCAGCCGGTCTCAGAAGTCTCTGACCTATTCTGCTCAACAAGTGGACGCAGAACAACTTAGGCAGATACCTTCCACCTCAGTCAATAATGCCTTGAGTGGAAAAATCGCCGGGGTCCAGGTGAGAAGCCAATCTTCAATGGCTTTGGGTAGAGATGCTACCATTCGTATACGAGGCGCAGGTTCTTTAAATGACAAAACACCGCTTTATGTTATAGATGGCACACCGGTAGCTAGTGCCCAGGACATCAGTGTAGACGATATAGAAGCAATGACTGTACTCAAAGGCCCCAGTGCAACTGCCTTGTATGGACAGAGAGGGGATGCAGGTGTGGTTGTTATTCAAACCAAAAGAGCTAAAGCTTCTAAAAATGTAGGTATCGAAATCAACTCAGGTACATTTTTTGACAATGTGTACATTTTGCCAAGATATCAGAACTCTTATGCAGGTGGCGGAGCACCTGATTTAATAGAGTTTAATTGGGAAGCCGGCATGCCGGATGAATGGAAAACTTTCGAAGGAAAGTTTTATCATGATTATTCCGATGATGCTTCCTGGGGGCCCCGTATGGTTGGTCAGGAATATATACCCTGGTATTCCTGGTATGTAGGTACTCCTGCTTTTGGACAAACTGCCAAACTGGTAGGTCAACCAAATAACGTACGTGATTTTTACGGTACTGGAGTTACCTTAAATAATAACGTAAGTTTAAGTAAGGGTGGAGAAGGATATAGTATCCGTGTCTCCTATACTAACCAAAATATAAAAGGCATGCTGCCTTATTCCAGTTCGAATAAAAATACCCTTAACACCACTGGTAATTTTGACCTGGGCAAATATTTTACAGCCGGATTTAATATCAATATGGCAAATCAAAAAATCAATGGTCAATTTGATGACGGTTATGCCAATCAATCTTCTGGATCTTTTAACCAGTGGTTTCACAGAGATCTTGATCTAAAGAAAATTAAAGAATACCAGGGTATGTATTCACCAGAAGGAATACTTTCGAGTTGGAATCATAATAATCCTGGAAGCTATTTGTCCAGCCCCTTAGATTTTTATGGTGGCAATTATTGGTATAATTATTATGACTGGTTTGAAAACTTAAGTCAAACATCTAATCGAAACAGAATGTTTGGCGATGTTAATTTGACTTTCAAGCCATTCAAAAACTTCCAGGTTCAGGGTTTTGTACGTAGAAACCAAATAGAAGTACTGGATGAATCTTATGTAAAAGCGATACTCGAAAATAGCGGTACCCAAACAGGTGTTAGGAATAGTTATAGCTACAATCAGGGATTTTTCGAACCTTCAGATGGCTCTGCCGGTAAAGAAGACAACTATGAATTATTAGCTTCCTACCATACCAGAGTGAAGGCCTTTTCATTGGATTTTAAGGCTGGAGGTAATATAAGAAAAGTTACAGCTACTAGTGTTGGCGGTGCAACCGTAGATGGTTTGTCTGTGCCTGATTTATTCACTTTGGCTAACTCTAAGTCTCCGGCCACTTTTGGTAGCGGACGCAGTTTTAAAACGGTAAACAGCTTATATGGTACCGGTACCTTCGGATTCAAAGACATGCTATATGTTGACTTTGCAGCCAGAAACGACTGGAGTAGTGCTTTACCTAAAAATGCCAATTCTTATCTATATCCTTCCGTAGGTGTGAGCTTTTGTTCAGCGAATTATTGGGTATCAATGATTTATCATTTGGTAAAATTCGTGCCAGTTGGGCACAGGTGGGATCTGATTTAG
- a CDS encoding TonB-dependent receptor, translated as MGSDLGPYQLSLNYGVAANQWNGSFLMSTPDGLIDPNIKPSLSTAYEGGIDLKFLHNRVGLSATVYKENKIDEILSVPVSGASGFSSKNINAGRVERQGLELTLDATPISSKKVNWNITFNWAKNETKIVELAEGIDAIIRETGTFGTSSGARLVHQVGQNWGQLRGGGIKRNAQGVPILDATGLFTLQPDTYFGSVLPDWTGGILNEISVGNLFANFNIDFSKGGVFYSLSDHWGKFSGLFEETAALNDKGNPSRDAVAVGGGVHAVGVSADGSPVDVYVDAQTYWHQFRTRSIAEDNIHSLDFVKLREVNVGYKIPTSKLGLKYINTIVVSFIARNPWLISSKSKDFDPSEVGQRYGENGQFPGTRSFGFNIKLGF; from the coding sequence GTGGGATCTGATTTAGGACCATATCAACTCTCTTTAAATTATGGGGTAGCGGCTAATCAATGGAATGGTTCATTCCTCATGAGTACACCGGATGGATTGATTGACCCGAATATCAAACCTTCACTTTCTACAGCCTATGAAGGCGGAATAGATCTAAAGTTCCTCCACAATAGAGTAGGACTTTCTGCTACTGTATACAAAGAGAATAAAATTGATGAAATTTTGAGTGTGCCGGTTTCAGGTGCTTCAGGATTTTCTTCAAAAAATATTAATGCAGGTAGAGTGGAGAGACAGGGCTTGGAATTAACCCTCGATGCTACTCCAATTTCTTCAAAAAAAGTTAACTGGAATATTACCTTCAATTGGGCTAAAAACGAAACTAAAATTGTTGAACTGGCAGAGGGCATTGATGCCATTATTCGTGAGACCGGTACATTTGGTACCAGTAGTGGTGCAAGGTTAGTTCACCAGGTAGGACAGAATTGGGGTCAGTTAAGAGGTGGAGGAATCAAACGAAATGCACAAGGGGTACCTATTCTCGATGCAACTGGATTGTTTACATTACAGCCTGATACCTATTTTGGATCAGTATTGCCAGACTGGACAGGTGGTATATTGAATGAAATTAGTGTTGGTAATTTGTTCGCTAATTTCAATATTGACTTTTCTAAAGGAGGAGTATTTTATTCATTATCTGATCATTGGGGTAAATTCTCAGGATTATTTGAGGAGACGGCTGCCTTGAATGACAAAGGCAATCCAAGCAGAGATGCTGTGGCTGTAGGCGGCGGAGTGCATGCTGTTGGTGTCAGTGCTGATGGGTCACCTGTCGATGTTTATGTAGATGCTCAGACTTATTGGCATCAGTTTAGAACCAGAAGCATAGCTGAGGATAATATTCATTCTTTAGATTTCGTTAAATTGAGAGAAGTAAATGTTGGATATAAAATCCCAACTTCAAAACTGGGCCTGAAATATATCAATACGATCGTTGTATCTTTTATTGCTCGCAACCCTTGGTTGATTTCTTCTAAATCTAAGGACTTTGATCCATCTGAGGTGGGTCAGCGGTATGGTGAAAATGGCCAATTCCCGGGTACGCGTTCCTTTGGTTTTAATATTAAACTTGGCTTTTAA